A stretch of Anas platyrhynchos isolate ZD024472 breed Pekin duck chromosome 29, IASCAAS_PekinDuck_T2T, whole genome shotgun sequence DNA encodes these proteins:
- the CALR3 gene encoding calreticulin-3 isoform X2, with the protein MAAGPGGGGALRQGLGMLLLLGALLGAAQAAVYFQEQFLDGGLQTSENSKFYAISSRFKPFSNKGKTLVIQYTVKHEQKIDCGGGYIKIFSSDLDQKNLSGDSRYYIMFGPDICGSETKKVHVILNYKNKPHPIKKPIRCKVDGYTHLYTLIIRPDQTYKVKIDNEVAASGNLEDDLDFLPPRKINDPAVKKPHDWDDRIQIDDPNDIKPEDWDEPEYIMDTSAEKPEDWNDSVNGKWSYPMIKNPLYRGEWQPRQIDNPNYRGVWPHPKIDNPNYSPDYNIYSFENISIIGLDIWQVRAGTIFDNFLITDDEDYAEDFGDETWGETKDPEKEMNIRQTEEEQERERVIEEKYFEQRFKKKIKEKRKSQRDRVMRSSIKKEEL; encoded by the exons atggcggccgggccgggcggtgGCGGCGCCttgaggcaggggctggggatgctccTGCTCCTTGGGGCCTtgctgggggctgcccaggCCGCGGTGTATTTCCAGGAGCAGTTTCTGGATGGAG GTCTTCAAACTAGTGAGAACTCCAAATTTTATGCAATCTCCTCACGATTTAAACCATTTAGTAACAAAGGGAAGACTCTGGTCATTCAATATACAGTGAAACATGAGCAAAAGATTGATTGTGGTGGGGGATACATTAAGATTTTTTCCTCAGACTTGGATCAGAAGAACCTGAGTGGAGATTCCCGTTACTATATAATGTTTG GGCCAGATATTTGTGGATCCGAGACAAAGAAAGTccatgttattttaaattacaagaATAAACCCCACCCAATCAAGAAACCAATCAGATGTAAG GTTGATGGATATACACATCTGTATACTTTGATTATAAGGCCAGATCAGACTTACAAAGTAAAAATTGATAATGAAGTGGCTGCATCAGGCAACTTAGAAGATGATTTAGATTTTTTGCCACCAAGGAAAATTAATGATCCAGCAGTGAAGAAACCCCATGACTGGGATGATCGAATCCAAATTGATGATCCAAATGACATCAAACCTGAG GATTGGGATGAACCTGAATACATCATGGACACTAGTGCTGAGAAACCTGAAGACTggaatgattctgtgaatggAAAATGGAGTTACCCTATGATCAAGAATCCTCTATACAGA GGGGAGTGGCAACCAAGGCAGATTGATAACCCAAATTACAGAGGGGTTTGGCCTCACCCAAAGATTGACAATCCAAATTACTCGCCAGATTACAATATCTACAGTTTTGAAAACATCAGCATTATTGGACTAGATATCTGGCAG GTGAGAGCTGGCACAATTTTTGACAACTTCTTGATAACAGATGATGAGGATTATGCAGAAGACTTTGGAGATGAAACATGGGGAGAAACAAAG GATCCCGAAAAGGAAATGAACATCAGGCAGactgaggaggagcaggagagagagagggtcatagaagaaaaatactttgagcaacgatttaagaaaaaaataaaggaaaaaagaaaatctcaaaGAGATCGAGTGATGAGGAGCTCTATCAAGAAAGAAGAGCTTTAA
- the CALR3 gene encoding calreticulin-3 isoform X3 — MEPAGRRGLQTSENSKFYAISSRFKPFSNKGKTLVIQYTVKHEQKIDCGGGYIKIFSSDLDQKNLSGDSRYYIMFGPDICGSETKKVHVILNYKNKPHPIKKPIRCKVDGYTHLYTLIIRPDQTYKVKIDNEVAASGNLEDDLDFLPPRKINDPAVKKPHDWDDRIQIDDPNDIKPEDWDEPEYIMDTSAEKPEDWNDSVNGKWSYPMIKNPLYRGEWQPRQIDNPNYRGVWPHPKIDNPNYSPDYNIYSFENISIIGLDIWQVRAGTIFDNFLITDDEDYAEDFGDETWGETKDPEKEMNIRQTEEEQERERVIEEKYFEQRFKKKIKEKRKSQRDRVMRSSIKKEEL; from the exons ATGGAG CCGGCTGGCAGAAGAG GTCTTCAAACTAGTGAGAACTCCAAATTTTATGCAATCTCCTCACGATTTAAACCATTTAGTAACAAAGGGAAGACTCTGGTCATTCAATATACAGTGAAACATGAGCAAAAGATTGATTGTGGTGGGGGATACATTAAGATTTTTTCCTCAGACTTGGATCAGAAGAACCTGAGTGGAGATTCCCGTTACTATATAATGTTTG GGCCAGATATTTGTGGATCCGAGACAAAGAAAGTccatgttattttaaattacaagaATAAACCCCACCCAATCAAGAAACCAATCAGATGTAAG GTTGATGGATATACACATCTGTATACTTTGATTATAAGGCCAGATCAGACTTACAAAGTAAAAATTGATAATGAAGTGGCTGCATCAGGCAACTTAGAAGATGATTTAGATTTTTTGCCACCAAGGAAAATTAATGATCCAGCAGTGAAGAAACCCCATGACTGGGATGATCGAATCCAAATTGATGATCCAAATGACATCAAACCTGAG GATTGGGATGAACCTGAATACATCATGGACACTAGTGCTGAGAAACCTGAAGACTggaatgattctgtgaatggAAAATGGAGTTACCCTATGATCAAGAATCCTCTATACAGA GGGGAGTGGCAACCAAGGCAGATTGATAACCCAAATTACAGAGGGGTTTGGCCTCACCCAAAGATTGACAATCCAAATTACTCGCCAGATTACAATATCTACAGTTTTGAAAACATCAGCATTATTGGACTAGATATCTGGCAG GTGAGAGCTGGCACAATTTTTGACAACTTCTTGATAACAGATGATGAGGATTATGCAGAAGACTTTGGAGATGAAACATGGGGAGAAACAAAG GATCCCGAAAAGGAAATGAACATCAGGCAGactgaggaggagcaggagagagagagggtcatagaagaaaaatactttgagcaacgatttaagaaaaaaataaaggaaaaaagaaaatctcaaaGAGATCGAGTGATGAGGAGCTCTATCAAGAAAGAAGAGCTTTAA
- the CALR3 gene encoding calreticulin-3 isoform X1 translates to MAAGPGGGGALRQGLGMLLLLGALLGAAQAAVYFQEQFLDGAGWQKRWVHSEYKAERLGVFKLTAGKFYGDPVRDKGLQTSENSKFYAISSRFKPFSNKGKTLVIQYTVKHEQKIDCGGGYIKIFSSDLDQKNLSGDSRYYIMFGPDICGSETKKVHVILNYKNKPHPIKKPIRCKVDGYTHLYTLIIRPDQTYKVKIDNEVAASGNLEDDLDFLPPRKINDPAVKKPHDWDDRIQIDDPNDIKPEDWDEPEYIMDTSAEKPEDWNDSVNGKWSYPMIKNPLYRGEWQPRQIDNPNYRGVWPHPKIDNPNYSPDYNIYSFENISIIGLDIWQVRAGTIFDNFLITDDEDYAEDFGDETWGETKDPEKEMNIRQTEEEQERERVIEEKYFEQRFKKKIKEKRKSQRDRVMRSSIKKEEL, encoded by the exons atggcggccgggccgggcggtgGCGGCGCCttgaggcaggggctggggatgctccTGCTCCTTGGGGCCTtgctgggggctgcccaggCCGCGGTGTATTTCCAGGAGCAGTTTCTGGATGGAG CCGGCTGGCAGAAGAGGTGGGTGCACTCCGAGTACAAGGCAGAAAGGCTGGGGGTGTTTAAACTCACGGCTGGGAAGTTCTACGGAGATCCTGTGAGAGATAAAG GTCTTCAAACTAGTGAGAACTCCAAATTTTATGCAATCTCCTCACGATTTAAACCATTTAGTAACAAAGGGAAGACTCTGGTCATTCAATATACAGTGAAACATGAGCAAAAGATTGATTGTGGTGGGGGATACATTAAGATTTTTTCCTCAGACTTGGATCAGAAGAACCTGAGTGGAGATTCCCGTTACTATATAATGTTTG GGCCAGATATTTGTGGATCCGAGACAAAGAAAGTccatgttattttaaattacaagaATAAACCCCACCCAATCAAGAAACCAATCAGATGTAAG GTTGATGGATATACACATCTGTATACTTTGATTATAAGGCCAGATCAGACTTACAAAGTAAAAATTGATAATGAAGTGGCTGCATCAGGCAACTTAGAAGATGATTTAGATTTTTTGCCACCAAGGAAAATTAATGATCCAGCAGTGAAGAAACCCCATGACTGGGATGATCGAATCCAAATTGATGATCCAAATGACATCAAACCTGAG GATTGGGATGAACCTGAATACATCATGGACACTAGTGCTGAGAAACCTGAAGACTggaatgattctgtgaatggAAAATGGAGTTACCCTATGATCAAGAATCCTCTATACAGA GGGGAGTGGCAACCAAGGCAGATTGATAACCCAAATTACAGAGGGGTTTGGCCTCACCCAAAGATTGACAATCCAAATTACTCGCCAGATTACAATATCTACAGTTTTGAAAACATCAGCATTATTGGACTAGATATCTGGCAG GTGAGAGCTGGCACAATTTTTGACAACTTCTTGATAACAGATGATGAGGATTATGCAGAAGACTTTGGAGATGAAACATGGGGAGAAACAAAG GATCCCGAAAAGGAAATGAACATCAGGCAGactgaggaggagcaggagagagagagggtcatagaagaaaaatactttgagcaacgatttaagaaaaaaataaaggaaaaaagaaaatctcaaaGAGATCGAGTGATGAGGAGCTCTATCAAGAAAGAAGAGCTTTAA